A part of Crassostrea angulata isolate pt1a10 chromosome 5, ASM2561291v2, whole genome shotgun sequence genomic DNA contains:
- the LOC128185530 gene encoding uncharacterized protein LOC128185530 yields the protein MTRYPKHNLANSQHDQANCWHDIPNCRHDIPNCWHDLANCRHDLANGRHDLAYCQQDLTNCQLDLANYRHDLAKCRQDLANCQQDLVANCRHDLANCRHGLANGRYNLANCQHDLANCRYDLANCRHDLTNCRHDLANCRHDLAHC from the coding sequence ATGACTAGATACCCAAAGCACAACCTAGCTAACTCTCAACACGACCAAGCTAACTGTTGGCACGACATACCTAACTGTCGGCACGACATACCTAACTGTTGGCACGACCTAGCTAACTGTCGACACGACCTAGCTAATGGTCGGCACGACCTAGCTTACTGTCAGCAAGACCTTACTAACTGTCAGCTCGACCTAGCTAACTATCGACACGACCTAGCTAAATGTCGGCAGGACCTAGCTAACTGTCAGCAAGACCTAGTAGCTAACTGTCGGCACGACCTAGCTAACTGTCGACACGGCCTAGCTAATGGTCGGTACAACCTTGCTAACTGTCAGCACGACCTAGCTAACTGTCGGTACGACCTAGCTAACTGTCGGCACGATCTAACTAACTGTCGGCACGACTTAGCTAACTGTCGGCACGACCTAGCTCACTGTTGA